One window from the genome of Balearica regulorum gibbericeps isolate bBalReg1 chromosome 18, bBalReg1.pri, whole genome shotgun sequence encodes:
- the LOC142604370 gene encoding myosin heavy chain, skeletal muscle, adult-like, protein MSSDAEMAIFGEAAAYLRKSEKERIAAQNKPFDAKSSVFVVHPKESFVKGTIQSRQSGKVTVKTEAGETLTVKEDQVFAMNPPKYDKIEDMAMMTHLHEPAVLYNLKERYAAWMIYTYSGLFCVTVNPYKWLPVYNPEVVLAYRGKKRQEAPPHIFSISDSAYQSMLTGEWL, encoded by the exons ATGTCTTCGGATGCTGAGATGGCCATCTTTGGGGAGGCAGCTGCATATCTCCGAAagtcagagaaggaaagaattgCAGCCCAGAACAAGCCTTTCGATGCCAAGTCATCCGTCTTTGTGGTGCATCCTAAGGAATCCTTTGTGAAAGGGACAATCCAGAGTAGGCAATCAGGGAAGGTCACTGTCAAGACTGAAGCTGGAgag ACCCTGACTGTGAAGGAAGATCAGGTCTTTGCCATGAACCCTCCCAAGTACGATAAAATCGAGGACATGGCCATGATGACCCACCTCCACGAACCCGCTGTGCTGTACAACCTCAAAGAGCGTTACGCAGCCTGGATGATCTAC ACCTACTCGGGTCTCTTCTGCGTCACTGTCAACCCCTACAAGTGGCTGCCGGTGTACAACCCAGAGGTGGTGTTGGCCTACCGAGGCAAGAAGCGCCAGGAGGCCCCTCCACACATCTTCTCCATCTCTGACAGTGCCTATCAGTCCATGCTAACTGGTGAGTGGCTGTAA